One genomic window of Gemmatimonadota bacterium includes the following:
- a CDS encoding xanthine dehydrogenase family protein molybdopterin-binding subunit translates to MTAALDRRDFLKVTALAGGGLAIGSWWQPLDAAGAPIAEAFAPNAFIRITADSVITIVSKNPEIGQGIKTSLPMLVAEELDVAWSTVTVEQAVSDAARYGSQVAGGSTATPAHYDSMRQAGAVARQMLVAAAAATWGVPETECTTSGGMVRHANSKRAMRYGALAAKAATMPVPDPKTVRLKDPKDYTVIGTAVPGVDNPAIVRGKPLFGIDVTVPGMLYAVFHKCPVFGGTVVSANLDAVRALPGVKQAFVVTGGTNLAGLLSGVAILGDSWWAANEARKQLKVTWAEGATAAQSSAGFAAQAETLAAGAPQRTLRQDGDLTAALGSAVQKVEAAYSYPFLAHATLEPMNCTARLVDGKVEIWAPSQNPQSGRQLVAQTLGVPPADITIHMTRCGGGFGRRLNNDYMVEAAAIAKQAGVPVKLLWSRDDDIQHDFYRPAGFHFLKGGVDAAGKLVAWQNHFVSFGEGQGFAASANIGATEFPALFVPNFLLQSSVMSLGVPTGFLRAPGSNALAFVAQSFLDELAHAAKRDPLQFRLDLLGPARIVEENGRTIYDAGRMRGVLEAVRQRSGWGTRAVPAGHGLGVAFHFSHRGYFAEVVEASVSSDGGVRVHGVWVAGDIGRQIINPSNAVNQVQGSVIDGLSEAFGQEITIAAGRVEQSNFDDFPVMRIPQAPKVIDVHFVTSDVGPTGLGEPALPPVVPALCNAIFAVTGKRIRSLPLSRHGLHSA, encoded by the coding sequence ATGACCGCCGCCCTGGATCGCCGCGACTTTCTCAAGGTGACGGCACTCGCGGGCGGTGGGCTCGCCATTGGCTCGTGGTGGCAACCGCTCGACGCCGCCGGTGCGCCGATCGCCGAGGCGTTCGCGCCCAACGCCTTCATCCGGATCACCGCCGATTCCGTGATCACCATCGTCTCGAAGAACCCGGAGATCGGGCAGGGGATCAAGACCTCGCTGCCGATGCTGGTCGCCGAAGAACTCGACGTCGCGTGGTCGACGGTGACCGTCGAGCAGGCGGTGAGTGATGCCGCGCGATACGGCTCGCAGGTCGCCGGTGGCAGCACCGCCACCCCGGCCCACTACGACTCGATGCGGCAGGCGGGCGCCGTGGCGCGACAGATGCTCGTGGCGGCCGCTGCGGCGACGTGGGGCGTCCCCGAGACCGAGTGCACCACCAGTGGCGGAATGGTCCGTCATGCCAACAGCAAGCGCGCCATGCGCTACGGGGCGCTCGCGGCCAAAGCGGCCACCATGCCCGTGCCCGATCCGAAGACCGTGCGCCTCAAGGACCCGAAGGACTACACCGTCATCGGGACCGCCGTGCCAGGCGTCGACAACCCCGCGATCGTCCGTGGCAAGCCGTTGTTCGGCATCGACGTCACCGTGCCGGGGATGCTCTACGCCGTGTTCCACAAGTGTCCCGTCTTCGGCGGTACCGTCGTGAGCGCGAACCTCGACGCGGTGCGCGCACTGCCCGGCGTCAAGCAGGCCTTCGTGGTGACGGGCGGGACGAATCTCGCCGGCCTCCTCTCCGGCGTCGCCATCCTCGGCGACAGCTGGTGGGCCGCCAACGAAGCGCGCAAGCAGCTCAAGGTCACCTGGGCCGAAGGCGCCACGGCGGCGCAGAGCAGCGCCGGCTTCGCAGCGCAGGCCGAGACGCTGGCGGCCGGTGCACCGCAGCGGACGCTCCGGCAGGATGGCGACCTCACGGCCGCGTTGGGGAGCGCAGTCCAGAAGGTCGAGGCGGCCTACAGCTATCCCTTCCTGGCGCATGCGACGCTCGAACCGATGAACTGCACTGCGCGGTTGGTCGATGGCAAGGTGGAGATCTGGGCACCATCGCAGAATCCGCAGTCCGGCCGGCAGCTGGTGGCGCAGACACTGGGTGTCCCGCCGGCTGACATCACGATTCACATGACGCGCTGCGGCGGCGGCTTCGGCCGCCGACTGAACAACGACTACATGGTCGAGGCCGCCGCGATCGCCAAGCAGGCCGGGGTGCCGGTCAAGCTGCTCTGGTCGCGCGACGACGACATCCAGCACGACTTCTATCGCCCCGCCGGTTTCCATTTCCTGAAGGGCGGCGTCGACGCCGCCGGGAAGCTCGTGGCGTGGCAGAACCACTTCGTCTCCTTCGGCGAAGGGCAGGGCTTCGCCGCAAGCGCCAACATCGGCGCCACGGAATTTCCGGCCCTCTTCGTCCCGAACTTCCTCTTGCAGTCGTCCGTGATGTCGCTGGGGGTGCCGACCGGCTTCCTGCGCGCCCCCGGGAGCAACGCCCTCGCCTTTGTCGCGCAGTCGTTCCTCGACGAGCTCGCGCACGCCGCCAAGCGGGACCCGCTGCAATTCCGGCTCGACCTCCTCGGCCCCGCCCGAATCGTGGAAGAGAACGGGCGGACCATCTATGACGCCGGCCGGATGCGCGGGGTGCTCGAGGCCGTGCGCCAGCGATCGGGCTGGGGCACTCGCGCCGTGCCGGCCGGTCACGGACTCGGTGTCGCCTTCCACTTCTCGCACCGCGGCTACTTCGCCGAAGTGGTCGAGGCCAGCGTGAGCAGCGACGGTGGCGTGCGGGTGCACGGCGTCTGGGTGGCGGGGGACATCGGCCGGCAGATCATCAATCCCAGCAACGCAGTGAATCAGGTGCAAGGTTCGGTGATCGATGGACTCTCGGAGGCCTTCGGCCAGGAGATCACCATCGCCGCCGGGCGCGTCGAGCAGAGCAACTTCGACGATTTTCCGGTGATGCGCATCCCGCAGGCGCCGAAGGTGATCGACGTCCACTTCGTCACTTCGGACGTCGGGCCGACCGGTCTCGGCGAGCCGGCCTTGCCCCCGGTGGTCCCGGCGCTCTGCAACGCGATATTCGCCGTCACCGGAAAGCGGATTCGTTCCCTGCCGCTTTCACGCCACGGCCTGCACTCGGCCTGA
- the rpsB gene encoding 30S ribosomal protein S2 has translation MATPTLQELLEAGTHFGHQTRRWNPKMRKFIFAERSGIYLIDLQKTLKQLTTAAELLKSVALRGENVLFVCTKRQLKAVVEAEARNAGAHWVNERWLGGTLTNFQTIKKQIRRLRDLEQGAAEGDFENYTKKEQLLFSREREKLSRNLEGIKMMNRLPGALFIVDAKKEKIAIQEANRLGIPVVAIVDTNADPDPITVPIPGNDDAIRSVSLITGALCDALREARAQMPVRGDGSASDDEGETFSAGEGDGASDDDRKRRRPRRKRKARPEAIAARLKQDPAAPSEGGDAGA, from the coding sequence GTGGCGACACCCACCCTGCAGGAACTGCTCGAGGCCGGCACCCACTTCGGCCACCAGACCCGTCGCTGGAATCCGAAGATGCGCAAGTTCATCTTCGCCGAGCGCTCGGGCATCTACCTGATCGACCTCCAGAAGACGCTGAAGCAGCTCACCACTGCCGCGGAGCTCCTCAAGAGCGTCGCGCTCCGTGGCGAGAACGTGCTCTTCGTCTGCACCAAGCGCCAGCTCAAGGCGGTGGTCGAGGCCGAGGCCCGCAATGCCGGGGCGCACTGGGTCAACGAGCGGTGGCTCGGTGGCACGCTGACGAACTTCCAGACCATCAAGAAGCAGATCCGTCGCCTCCGCGATCTCGAGCAGGGTGCCGCCGAGGGCGACTTCGAGAACTACACGAAGAAGGAGCAGCTGCTGTTCTCGCGTGAGCGCGAGAAGCTCTCCCGCAACCTCGAAGGGATCAAGATGATGAACCGCCTTCCGGGCGCGCTCTTCATCGTCGATGCCAAGAAGGAGAAGATCGCGATCCAGGAGGCCAACCGCCTCGGGATTCCGGTCGTGGCGATCGTCGACACCAACGCCGATCCCGATCCGATCACCGTGCCGATTCCGGGCAACGACGACGCGATCCGCTCGGTCTCGCTGATCACCGGCGCGCTGTGCGATGCGCTGCGTGAGGCGCGGGCCCAGATGCCGGTGCGCGGCGATGGCTCGGCGTCGGATGACGAGGGCGAGACGTTCTCGGCCGGCGAAGGCGACGGTGCGTCGGATGACGATCGCAAGCGCCGGCGCCCGCGCCGCAAGCGCAAGGCGCGTCCGGAGGCGATTGCCGCCCGGCTCAAGCAGGATCCCGCGGCTCCTTCCGAGGGCGGCGACGCAGGCGCCTGA
- the rpsI gene encoding 30S ribosomal protein S9: MSETPELRWQAVGRRKTSVARVYLTPGTGKWDVNGRTLGDYFPRPSLVQHIQQSFTATDSLGSYDVKAHVDGGGVSGQAGAMRHAIARALCKVDELNRPKLRTAGLLTRDPRAVERKKPGRPGARKRFQFSKR; this comes from the coding sequence ATGAGCGAGACCCCGGAACTCCGCTGGCAGGCCGTCGGCCGCCGCAAGACGTCCGTCGCCCGCGTCTACCTGACGCCGGGCACCGGCAAGTGGGACGTGAACGGCCGCACGCTGGGCGACTACTTCCCGCGTCCGTCGCTGGTGCAGCACATCCAGCAGTCGTTCACGGCGACCGACTCGCTCGGCTCGTATGACGTGAAGGCGCACGTGGATGGCGGCGGCGTCAGCGGCCAGGCCGGCGCGATGCGGCATGCGATCGCCCGCGCGCTCTGCAAGGTCGACGAACTGAACCGCCCGAAGCTCCGCACGGCCGGCCTGCTGACCCGCGACCCGCGCGCGGTCGAGCGGAAGAAGCCGGGCCGTCCGGGCGCCCGCAAGCGCTTCCAGTTCAGCAAGCGGTAG
- a CDS encoding XdhC family protein: MKHWAESRLVFAAIAELQRQGIAAALATVVRVHGSAYRHEGAKLLVGADGTIVGNVSGGCLEQDVREVARRVLATGQAERRQYCSGSDEIAAWDLGVGCEGTVELLVAPVRDAYSAERVAIAQQRPFAVEVPMDGPSDARRIREGVATPGLVTDSEGREWFVDAFLPPPQLLVCGAGDDAMPLARLAVATGFRVVVTDRRPGLLTSERFGDDVALRLAQPRDVAVECAAGVDTFAVVMTHHYADDSSYLAALRTTTIPYIGMLGPRQRTERMLAAAEGIEPGDDRRIHAPAGLDIGTDGAEQVALSIIAEIMAVQAGRPARPLRERRVPIHAVDG; the protein is encoded by the coding sequence ATGAAGCACTGGGCCGAATCGCGGCTCGTCTTTGCGGCGATCGCCGAGTTGCAGCGGCAGGGAATCGCCGCCGCGCTCGCGACCGTCGTGCGCGTGCATGGCTCCGCCTATCGCCATGAGGGAGCCAAGCTGCTCGTGGGGGCCGACGGGACGATCGTCGGCAACGTGAGCGGGGGGTGTCTTGAGCAGGATGTCCGTGAAGTCGCCCGGCGCGTGCTCGCGACCGGGCAGGCGGAGCGTCGACAATATTGTTCCGGCAGCGACGAGATCGCCGCATGGGATCTCGGCGTCGGCTGTGAGGGCACTGTCGAGCTGCTCGTCGCTCCGGTTCGCGATGCGTACAGCGCCGAGCGAGTGGCGATCGCACAGCAGCGGCCATTCGCGGTCGAGGTGCCGATGGACGGACCGTCGGATGCTCGTCGAATCCGTGAGGGCGTCGCGACGCCCGGCCTGGTGACGGACAGCGAGGGTCGCGAGTGGTTTGTCGATGCCTTCCTGCCGCCACCGCAGTTGCTCGTGTGCGGGGCGGGGGATGATGCCATGCCATTGGCGCGACTCGCGGTGGCGACCGGGTTTCGGGTCGTGGTGACGGACCGCCGCCCCGGGCTGCTGACCTCGGAGCGGTTCGGCGACGACGTCGCGCTCCGGTTGGCCCAACCCCGCGACGTCGCGGTCGAGTGCGCCGCGGGCGTGGACACCTTCGCGGTGGTCATGACGCACCACTACGCCGACGACAGTTCCTATCTCGCTGCGTTGCGCACGACCACCATCCCCTACATCGGGATGCTCGGCCCCCGGCAGCGGACCGAGCGGATGCTCGCGGCGGCGGAGGGTATCGAGCCCGGCGATGATCGACGGATTCATGCACCGGCCGGCCTCGACATCGGCACTGATGGGGCGGAGCAGGTGGCGCTCTCGATCATCGCCGAGATCATGGCGGTGCAGGCCGGTCGACCGGCGAGGCCGCTGCGCGAACGGCGCGTGCCGATTCACGCGGTCGATGGCTGA
- the rplM gene encoding 50S ribosomal protein L13 translates to MKTYTQKQSELQHDWILVDATDIPLGRLASHVAQLIRGKHKPTFTPHMDGGDFVIVTNASKVKLTGRKASQKEYFRHTGYMGHDRYTVAADLLAKHPDRVIEKAVFGMLPKNSLAKQKLRTKLKVYGGAEHPHEAQQPKPFTIDTAKAN, encoded by the coding sequence ATGAAGACGTATACGCAGAAGCAGAGCGAGCTCCAGCACGACTGGATCCTGGTCGACGCGACCGACATCCCGCTCGGGCGCCTCGCCAGCCATGTCGCGCAGCTCATTCGCGGCAAGCACAAGCCGACCTTCACCCCGCACATGGACGGCGGCGATTTCGTCATCGTCACCAATGCGTCGAAGGTGAAGCTCACCGGCCGCAAGGCGTCGCAGAAGGAATACTTCCGCCACACCGGCTACATGGGCCACGACCGCTACACGGTCGCAGCGGACCTGCTCGCGAAGCACCCGGATCGGGTGATCGAGAAGGCCGTCTTCGGCATGCTGCCGAAGAACTCCCTGGCCAAGCAGAAGCTCCGCACCAAGCTGAAGGTGTACGGCGGCGCCGAGCACCCGCACGAGGCGCAGCAGCCGAAGCCGTTCACCATTGACACCGCGAAGGCCAACTGA
- a CDS encoding (2Fe-2S)-binding protein: MPVSFTLNGKRTTVDAAGRMPLLWVLRDVLDLKGTKYGCGEGLCGACTVHLDGKAVRSCQIPLDGAAGKQVTTIEGLSVDGKHPVQRAWEAADVPQCGYCQAGQLMSAAALLATTPRPTDDEIDEAMEGNLCRCATYIRIRAAIHQAAAMPKGAR; encoded by the coding sequence ATGCCCGTCAGCTTTACCCTCAATGGCAAGCGCACGACCGTGGACGCCGCCGGCCGTATGCCGCTGCTCTGGGTGTTGCGTGATGTCCTCGACCTCAAGGGCACCAAGTACGGCTGCGGCGAAGGGCTCTGCGGCGCGTGCACCGTCCATCTCGACGGCAAGGCCGTCCGCTCCTGCCAGATCCCGTTGGATGGAGCAGCCGGGAAGCAGGTGACCACCATCGAGGGGTTGTCGGTCGATGGCAAACATCCGGTCCAGCGCGCGTGGGAGGCGGCCGACGTCCCCCAGTGCGGCTATTGCCAAGCGGGTCAACTGATGTCCGCGGCAGCGCTCCTGGCCACCACGCCACGTCCGACTGACGACGAAATCGACGAGGCGATGGAGGGCAATCTCTGCCGCTGCGCCACCTACATCCGCATTCGCGCCGCCATCCATCAGGCAGCGGCCATGCCGAAGGGGGCACGATGA
- a CDS encoding M1 family metallopeptidase, producing the protein MRRLLLAAALAAPLSLAAQANVPLPERAVRRDIPLTNSIRRAFATGTRDSTGRPGRNYWQLRTDYTIQVRLDPATGRLYGRETVLIHNRSDSALTQIALRLDPNIFRPTVPRGGSTPAETTDGMILTKVAVNGVAADLAAQAPGGGRGAGGAPPAAGGAVRVSGLTLTNARVSLPTPVPAKGTVTLDIEWNHKLPGGPGGQGHRMTQRWADTLFQPTQWYPRIGKYDDLRGWDTEPYLGPSEFYNNFGRFDVSIDVPGGWIVSGTGVLQNPEQVLTSTARARLAKVLDSDSIITVVGVDEVGPGRSTAAGDRLTWRFVADTVNDFAWATAKQFVWKATRATIPNRGKVPIHMVYLPGNANLFARAGEISRHALEFYSKLWVPYEFPQFTLQDGPSAGMEYPMVINSNQGAADHETGHQWWPMLVGNNETQYGWMDEGFNQYMNILSNADAAGRPPVLDGQGQNYGRISGDEREAPMMWSANNAGPMYSFQTYSKTPLMLSMLGGVVGDSAVQRAMREYAAAWRYKHPSPWDYMFFMNNALKRDLGWFWYYWLFTTESVDGSIVSATTAGIRTSVVVRQDGAMPSPVVLKVEFAPTGPAIRPMKNAVMTDSATAIVTYPVDVWFAGSRTFKADLVFGGRKVAKITLDPFRRFPDRSAADNVWPRAAGATGSATEGARRP; encoded by the coding sequence ATGCGCCGTCTTCTCCTCGCCGCTGCGCTTGCCGCGCCGCTCTCGCTGGCCGCCCAGGCCAACGTTCCACTCCCGGAACGCGCCGTCCGTCGCGACATCCCGCTGACCAACTCGATCCGTCGTGCCTTCGCGACGGGCACCCGGGATTCGACCGGCCGCCCGGGTCGGAACTACTGGCAGTTGCGGACCGACTACACGATCCAGGTGCGGCTCGATCCGGCCACGGGGCGGCTCTATGGCCGTGAGACGGTCCTGATCCACAATCGCTCCGATTCCGCGCTGACGCAGATCGCCCTCCGCCTCGATCCGAACATCTTCCGCCCGACCGTGCCGCGTGGCGGCTCGACGCCGGCCGAGACGACGGACGGGATGATCCTGACCAAGGTGGCCGTGAACGGCGTGGCCGCCGATCTCGCTGCCCAGGCGCCCGGTGGTGGTCGCGGGGCGGGTGGGGCGCCCCCGGCGGCTGGCGGGGCGGTGCGGGTCAGCGGGCTGACGCTGACGAACGCGCGCGTCTCGTTGCCGACGCCGGTGCCGGCCAAGGGCACGGTGACGCTGGACATCGAATGGAACCACAAGCTCCCCGGCGGACCGGGTGGGCAGGGCCACCGGATGACGCAGCGGTGGGCCGACACGCTCTTCCAGCCGACGCAGTGGTATCCCCGCATCGGCAAGTATGACGACCTGCGCGGCTGGGACACCGAGCCGTATCTCGGCCCGTCGGAGTTCTACAACAACTTCGGCCGGTTCGATGTCTCGATCGACGTCCCTGGCGGCTGGATCGTCAGCGGCACCGGCGTGCTGCAGAACCCGGAGCAGGTGCTGACCTCGACGGCGCGTGCGCGCCTCGCCAAGGTGCTCGACAGCGACTCGATCATCACCGTCGTCGGGGTGGATGAAGTGGGCCCCGGCCGATCCACGGCAGCCGGTGATCGGCTGACGTGGCGCTTCGTCGCCGACACGGTGAACGACTTCGCCTGGGCCACGGCCAAGCAGTTCGTGTGGAAGGCCACCCGCGCCACGATCCCCAACCGCGGCAAGGTGCCGATCCACATGGTCTACCTCCCGGGCAACGCGAATCTCTTCGCGCGGGCCGGCGAGATCTCCCGTCATGCCCTCGAGTTCTACTCGAAGCTCTGGGTGCCGTACGAGTTCCCGCAGTTCACCCTGCAGGACGGCCCGAGTGCCGGCATGGAATACCCGATGGTGATCAACTCGAACCAGGGTGCTGCCGACCACGAGACCGGACACCAGTGGTGGCCGATGCTGGTCGGGAACAACGAGACGCAGTATGGCTGGATGGACGAGGGCTTCAATCAGTACATGAACATCCTCTCGAATGCCGATGCCGCCGGTCGGCCGCCGGTGCTCGATGGCCAGGGGCAGAACTACGGCCGCATCAGTGGCGACGAGCGCGAGGCGCCGATGATGTGGAGCGCCAACAACGCCGGCCCGATGTACTCGTTCCAGACCTACAGCAAGACGCCGCTGATGCTCTCGATGCTGGGTGGCGTCGTCGGTGACTCGGCGGTGCAGCGTGCGATGCGCGAATACGCGGCAGCGTGGCGTTACAAGCATCCGTCGCCGTGGGACTACATGTTCTTCATGAACAACGCCCTCAAGCGCGACCTCGGCTGGTTCTGGTACTACTGGCTCTTCACCACCGAGTCGGTCGACGGCTCGATCGTGTCGGCCACGACGGCCGGCATCCGGACCTCGGTCGTCGTGCGACAGGATGGGGCGATGCCCTCGCCGGTGGTGCTCAAGGTGGAGTTCGCCCCGACCGGGCCGGCGATCCGGCCGATGAAGAACGCCGTCATGACCGACAGCGCCACTGCGATCGTCACCTACCCGGTCGATGTCTGGTTCGCCGGGAGCCGGACCTTCAAGGCCGACCTGGTCTTCGGGGGGCGGAAGGTCGCGAAGATCACGCTGGATCCGTTCCGCCGGTTCCCGGACCGGAGCGCGGCCGACAACGTCTGGCCGCGGGCGGCGGGGGCCACCGGATCGGCCACGGAAGGGGCCCGTCGTCCCTGA
- a CDS encoding nucleotidyltransferase family protein — MAEARIAVVILAAGASRRMGQPKLLLPLEGEPVLRRAATRALACGASSVVVVLPPAATAWREALGGLAVTCLEAPSIGGPVSDSLHTAIDGLDPSVDGVLVVLADMVGVTTAMMSAAIAAGGTAPCRMVGSRYGQVIAPPLLFPQRFLTELRTMEGDGVGRALFAAHAAEAVHVDWPSSALHDIDTPDDYRAAARRHAPE; from the coding sequence ATGGCTGAGGCCCGCATCGCGGTCGTCATCCTCGCGGCCGGGGCGTCGCGGCGGATGGGTCAGCCAAAGCTCCTGTTGCCGCTGGAAGGGGAACCGGTGCTTCGGCGGGCAGCCACACGCGCATTGGCCTGCGGGGCATCCTCCGTGGTCGTGGTACTGCCCCCGGCCGCGACCGCATGGCGCGAGGCGCTCGGCGGCTTGGCCGTGACCTGCCTTGAGGCACCGTCGATCGGGGGCCCGGTGAGTGACTCACTCCACACCGCGATCGACGGCCTCGACCCGTCGGTGGATGGCGTGCTCGTGGTGCTGGCTGATATGGTCGGCGTGACGACTGCCATGATGTCGGCTGCGATTGCGGCCGGCGGTACGGCGCCGTGCCGGATGGTGGGCTCGCGCTACGGCCAGGTGATCGCACCACCGCTGCTGTTTCCGCAGCGCTTCCTCACCGAGTTGCGCACCATGGAGGGTGATGGTGTCGGGCGCGCGTTGTTCGCCGCGCACGCCGCTGAGGCGGTGCATGTCGACTGGCCGTCGAGTGCGCTCCACGACATCGACACGCCGGACGATTACCGCGCCGCAGCCAGGCGTCACGCGCCGGAATGA
- a CDS encoding elongation factor Ts, protein MSSMTISTKDISELRARTGAGMMDCKKALEEANGDMALASELLRKKGIAKAEKRAGRDASQGLVVIDTAADGSVGAMVELNCETDFVARNEDFLALAKKLAAHALATSPVGVTLEGFLAESMDGTTIEEVVKLASGKTGEAVSVKRVAKFGGAVGEYRHFNGQVGVLVEVAGVTGDAALALAREVALHIASADPIAVSTTDIPVELLDRERRIAEEQVAAEGKPEAIRGKIVDGKVKKFAADRALLEQAFIKDESVTVGAMVARLAGASVVRFARFKVGEAV, encoded by the coding sequence ATGAGCTCCATGACGATCAGCACCAAGGACATTTCGGAACTCCGCGCCCGTACCGGCGCCGGGATGATGGATTGCAAGAAGGCCCTCGAGGAAGCCAATGGCGACATGGCGCTCGCCTCGGAGCTGCTCCGCAAGAAGGGCATCGCGAAGGCCGAGAAGCGGGCCGGGCGTGACGCGTCGCAGGGCCTGGTCGTGATCGACACGGCCGCGGACGGGTCGGTCGGCGCGATGGTCGAGCTCAACTGCGAGACCGACTTCGTGGCGCGCAACGAGGACTTCCTCGCCCTCGCCAAGAAGCTCGCCGCCCACGCGCTGGCGACGTCGCCGGTCGGGGTCACGCTCGAGGGGTTCCTCGCCGAGTCGATGGACGGCACGACGATCGAGGAAGTCGTCAAGCTCGCCTCCGGCAAGACGGGTGAAGCCGTGTCGGTGAAGCGCGTCGCGAAGTTCGGCGGCGCCGTCGGCGAGTATCGCCACTTCAACGGCCAGGTCGGCGTGCTGGTCGAAGTCGCCGGCGTCACCGGCGATGCCGCGCTCGCGCTGGCGCGCGAAGTGGCGCTGCACATCGCCTCGGCCGATCCGATCGCCGTCAGCACCACCGACATCCCGGTCGAGCTGCTCGATCGCGAGCGCCGGATCGCGGAGGAGCAGGTGGCCGCCGAAGGGAAGCCCGAAGCCATCCGTGGCAAGATCGTGGACGGCAAGGTGAAGAAGTTCGCCGCCGATCGGGCCCTGCTCGAGCAGGCCTTCATCAAGGATGAGTCGGTCACCGTCGGGGCGATGGTTGCCCGTCTGGCCGGTGCCTCCGTGGTGCGCTTCGCCCGCTTCAAGGTCGGCGAGGCCGTCTGA
- a CDS encoding class I SAM-dependent RNA methyltransferase, with translation MSTDATEVEVRAIAAGGDGVATLEDGRTVFVPRTAPGDRVRLRTLRLHKRFARAEIGEILAHGAGRVTPPCPHYVRDRCGSCQLMHLSADAQRAAKGRIAGDALRRIGHLEIADPVVIASPTQLGYRAKVTFAVAGGRMGYHPLGQPDRVLDIRDCLLAEPAVRRLHQAVRSAVSLLPLDVTRVVFRRDRHEGLHVVVRTDGKDAWVKGKTLHGQLQRAGLTATIWWHPEGGAPRAVAGGSQPWPATVFEQVHPAMGRMVREAALHALGDVAGQHAWDLYAGVGETTIALVARGATVESVELDRRAVEQAEREGPAGPIRRAGLVEERIDEMRPPAVVITNPPRSGMEPVVTDALGRTTARRIVYISCDAATLARDIARLQATYAVSSVQAFDQFPQTAHLECVALLERR, from the coding sequence CCCTCGAAGACGGCCGCACCGTCTTCGTTCCCCGGACCGCGCCCGGTGACCGGGTCCGGCTGCGCACCCTCCGGCTGCACAAGCGGTTCGCGCGCGCGGAGATCGGCGAGATCCTTGCCCACGGCGCCGGACGGGTCACGCCGCCGTGTCCGCACTATGTCCGCGATCGGTGCGGCAGCTGCCAGCTCATGCACCTGAGCGCCGACGCACAGCGAGCGGCGAAGGGCCGGATCGCGGGCGACGCGCTCCGGCGGATCGGCCACCTCGAGATCGCCGACCCCGTCGTCATCGCATCGCCGACCCAACTTGGCTACCGGGCGAAGGTCACCTTCGCAGTGGCTGGCGGGCGGATGGGCTACCACCCTCTTGGGCAACCCGATCGGGTGCTCGACATCCGCGACTGCCTGCTCGCCGAGCCGGCGGTGCGACGCCTGCACCAGGCCGTGCGGAGCGCGGTCTCCTTGTTGCCGCTCGATGTCACCCGGGTCGTCTTCCGTCGGGATCGCCACGAGGGATTGCATGTCGTGGTCCGCACCGATGGCAAGGACGCGTGGGTCAAGGGAAAGACGCTGCATGGACAGCTGCAGCGTGCCGGCCTCACCGCGACCATCTGGTGGCACCCGGAAGGCGGCGCACCACGCGCCGTGGCGGGTGGAAGCCAACCGTGGCCGGCCACGGTCTTCGAACAGGTGCATCCGGCGATGGGGCGCATGGTGCGCGAGGCGGCGCTGCACGCGCTCGGCGACGTCGCCGGCCAGCATGCCTGGGATCTCTACGCCGGTGTCGGCGAAACCACCATTGCGCTCGTGGCGCGTGGCGCAACCGTCGAGAGTGTCGAGCTGGATCGGCGCGCCGTTGAACAGGCCGAACGCGAGGGGCCGGCCGGCCCGATTCGCCGCGCCGGCCTGGTCGAGGAGCGGATCGATGAGATGCGGCCGCCGGCGGTGGTGATCACCAATCCGCCGCGCAGCGGGATGGAGCCAGTGGTGACCGACGCCCTCGGCCGCACGACGGCGCGGCGCATCGTCTACATCTCCTGCGACGCCGCGACGCTGGCCCGCGACATCGCCCGGTTGCAGGCGACGTACGCGGTCTCGTCCGTGCAGGCCTTCGATCAATTCCCCCAGACCGCGCACCTCGAGTGCGTCGCCCTGCTGGAGCGGCGATGA